A window from Candidatus Thermoplasmatota archaeon encodes these proteins:
- a CDS encoding metallophosphoesterase: MRAEPRFGERALLLESGGERVVVVGDLHVGLESDLKRSGLHIPSQTGRMRSRLGAIVRETMPDRLVVLGDLKHAIAYAARQETEELEDFFLGLGVPVDLVPGNHDADIPVLAGVEVHPATGIRVGEAALLHGHTWPSDRVMDGARLVAFCHNHPAVLLVDELGHRHKEPCWIRAPFAEAARERWPTLDPDARAIAIPAFNDLVGGVAFNALEGEHPLGPLLANGLVDLDAGRLYTLDGVDLGTLADMREFGAARETERKPRARRRARRKPRDGSGATGR, translated from the coding sequence GTGCGCGCGGAGCCCCGGTTCGGCGAGCGGGCCCTCCTCCTCGAGAGCGGGGGCGAGCGCGTCGTGGTCGTGGGCGACCTGCACGTGGGCCTCGAGAGCGATCTGAAGCGCAGCGGCCTGCACATCCCGTCGCAGACGGGCCGGATGCGGTCAAGGCTCGGCGCCATCGTCCGCGAAACGATGCCCGACCGCCTCGTCGTCCTCGGAGACCTCAAGCACGCGATCGCGTACGCGGCGCGACAGGAGACCGAGGAGCTCGAGGACTTCTTCCTCGGCCTCGGCGTGCCCGTCGACCTCGTGCCCGGGAACCACGACGCGGACATCCCGGTCCTCGCGGGCGTCGAGGTCCACCCCGCAACCGGCATCCGCGTCGGCGAGGCGGCGCTCCTCCACGGGCACACCTGGCCGTCGGACCGCGTGATGGACGGCGCGCGGCTCGTCGCGTTCTGCCACAACCATCCCGCGGTGCTTCTCGTCGACGAGCTCGGTCACCGGCACAAGGAGCCCTGCTGGATCCGGGCGCCGTTCGCGGAGGCGGCGCGCGAGCGGTGGCCCACGCTCGACCCCGACGCGCGCGCGATCGCGATTCCCGCCTTCAATGACCTCGTGGGCGGCGTCGCCTTCAACGCGCTCGAAGGCGAGCACCCCCTCGGGCCGCTCCTCGCGAACGGCCTCGTGGACCTCGATGCCGGTCGCCTCTACACGCTCGACGGCGTCGACCTCGGAACCCTCGCGGACATGCGCGAGTTCGGCGCC